A single Paenibacillus kribbensis DNA region contains:
- a CDS encoding Ger(x)C family spore germination protein encodes MKRKAACLLLILTMTMLLTGCWNRTELNELAIAVGMGIDKLGDQFQVSVQVVDPGQVSAKSGGGIGRAPTTLYTAKAETIFEAVRKMTKTSPRKIYFSHLRICVIGETMATDGMAKALDFMSRDHHFRTDFYLVLSKDTSAEDVLKILTPLDPIPANDLFSALEISEKSWSPSMTVTLDELIAALTNQGIEPVLTGLQIVGNKEAGETKDNVEKIAPPTQLEYSGMAVFKKDKLIGWLNEDESRGYNYITGKVKSSVGFVGCPGGGKVVTEIIRTQTTIKGAVNRGEPRINIKMQVEANVGEVECTDLDLTKVSTIYDIEKREEEKLEEIMRASVRKAQKSYKSDIFGFGEAIRRANPKAWNTLKNNWGREYFADLPVNIKVNFKLRRLGTIGSSFLNDVKE; translated from the coding sequence GTGAAACGAAAGGCCGCCTGTCTGCTCCTGATTCTTACAATGACCATGCTTCTCACTGGTTGTTGGAACCGCACGGAATTAAATGAGCTAGCCATCGCTGTCGGTATGGGAATCGATAAGCTGGGCGATCAATTCCAGGTTTCCGTCCAAGTCGTAGACCCGGGTCAGGTATCAGCTAAAAGTGGTGGTGGGATTGGGCGGGCTCCTACCACGTTATATACAGCCAAAGCCGAGACCATTTTTGAAGCCGTCCGGAAAATGACGAAAACGAGTCCCCGAAAAATCTATTTTTCCCATCTTCGCATCTGTGTGATTGGTGAGACGATGGCCACGGACGGCATGGCCAAAGCTCTTGATTTTATGTCAAGAGACCATCATTTCCGCACCGACTTCTACTTGGTATTGTCAAAGGACACAAGTGCAGAGGATGTACTGAAAATTTTAACACCTCTGGACCCAATTCCGGCGAATGACTTGTTTTCCGCCTTGGAAATATCTGAAAAAAGCTGGTCACCTAGTATGACTGTAACCTTGGATGAATTGATTGCAGCTCTCACCAATCAAGGAATAGAGCCTGTCTTGACAGGGCTTCAGATCGTTGGCAATAAAGAAGCGGGAGAGACCAAAGACAATGTTGAAAAGATCGCCCCTCCCACCCAACTAGAATATTCCGGAATGGCTGTGTTCAAAAAAGACAAATTAATCGGCTGGTTAAATGAGGATGAAAGTAGGGGCTACAACTATATTACCGGCAAAGTGAAAAGCTCTGTCGGCTTTGTGGGCTGCCCCGGAGGCGGCAAAGTCGTAACGGAGATCATTCGGACTCAAACTACCATAAAAGGAGCGGTCAATCGGGGGGAGCCCCGAATCAATATTAAAATGCAGGTTGAGGCCAACGTGGGAGAAGTCGAATGTACCGATCTGGATCTGACCAAGGTGAGCACGATTTATGACATTGAGAAGAGGGAGGAAGAAAAGTTAGAAGAGATTATGAGAGCATCCGTCAGAAAAGCTCAAAAATCGTACAAGTCTGACATCTTTGGATTCGGCGAAGCCATTCGCCGCGCTAACCCGAAGGCCTGGAATACACTTAAAAATAATTGGGGCCGTGAGTACTTTGCAGACTTGCCCGTAAATATCAAGGTCAACTTCAAGCTTCGGCGCTTGGGCACAATTGGTAGTTCATTTTTGAATGATGTTAAAGAGTAA
- a CDS encoding GerAB/ArcD/ProY family transporter, whose translation MVPGQVKISARQLMILTILFTIGSTILIIPSGMALVAKQDAWIASLVGVGCGLLIVYLYIKITDLYPQMTLVEIMEALLGKWLGKAVALLFFSLLFINAPAPVLFYLGNFLTTQMIPETPITAVNIIFAVIVLFAVRLGLEVLARSAEIIFPLFVFLYVSFAGLVVSNIKLENIQPVLEAGVRPIWPAALSFVGTAYLPHIVLLMIFPASVNRSDQARKAFFLGSLIGGLILVVIVTLAILVLGPDITARNIYPSYALAKKINIGHFLQRIEAIMATMWFISLFFRLTIYMYTIVTAIAQVFQLKSSQQLLLPLGIILIVMSIIVYPNVSYQQTYDTKTWIPFSLSIGLFLPLLLLGVHALKKLWTKKDKKPTATE comes from the coding sequence ATGGTGCCCGGACAGGTCAAAATTTCCGCACGTCAGCTTATGATCTTAACCATTTTATTTACGATAGGAAGTACAATCCTCATCATCCCTTCAGGCATGGCGCTTGTAGCCAAACAGGATGCGTGGATTGCCTCGCTCGTCGGAGTTGGGTGCGGGCTTCTTATTGTGTATTTGTACATCAAAATTACAGATCTGTATCCGCAAATGACCCTGGTTGAAATCATGGAAGCCCTGCTGGGAAAATGGTTAGGCAAAGCCGTTGCTCTCCTGTTTTTTTCATTATTATTTATCAATGCTCCTGCTCCGGTTTTATTTTATTTAGGGAATTTTTTGACCACCCAAATGATTCCGGAAACTCCAATTACAGCCGTAAATATTATTTTTGCGGTTATTGTATTATTTGCTGTTCGTCTGGGGCTGGAAGTGCTGGCCCGTTCGGCCGAGATAATATTTCCGTTATTTGTATTTCTTTATGTTTCTTTTGCAGGTTTAGTGGTGTCCAATATTAAGCTGGAAAATATACAGCCTGTGCTGGAGGCAGGAGTCAGACCTATCTGGCCTGCGGCGCTGTCCTTTGTGGGTACCGCATATCTCCCTCACATCGTTTTGCTAATGATTTTCCCGGCTTCTGTAAATCGTTCCGATCAAGCCCGCAAAGCTTTTTTCTTAGGAAGCTTGATTGGCGGATTAATATTGGTCGTCATCGTGACATTAGCTATTTTAGTGCTAGGTCCTGACATAACGGCACGAAATATATACCCAAGCTATGCATTAGCCAAAAAAATCAATATTGGTCATTTTTTACAGCGCATTGAAGCGATCATGGCTACCATGTGGTTTATTTCGCTTTTTTTCAGACTCACAATATATATGTACACCATTGTGACAGCCATAGCCCAAGTCTTTCAATTAAAAAGCAGTCAGCAGTTGCTGCTTCCTCTCGGGATCATTTTGATCGTGATGTCTATCATCGTATATCCCAATGTTTCTTACCAACAAACGTACGATACAAAGACGTGGATTCCTTTTTCATTATCTATAGGATTATTTTTACCATTGCTGCTGCTCGGGGTACATGCTCTAAAAAAGTTGTGGACAAAGAAGGATAAGAAGCCGACAGCAACAGAATAG
- a CDS encoding endospore germination permease: MMPNSVKISPRQLLVLTILFTIGSAILVVPSVMATTARQDAWIAALVGVVAGLLIIWLYNTITIMYPQMTLVQIMETLLGKWLGKSFSILFIITFFLSGPAAVLYDLGSFLTTQMIPETPIQAVNILFAIIVLMGVHLGIETLARSAELLFPLFILLYTAFVVLVVSNVKLENAQPILERGWGPIWPAALSFISIAFLSHIVLLMIFPFVDHPDQARKAFLIGSLAGGLILILLITLAILVFGPELTAKNMYPSYSLAKKINIGNFLQRIEAIMAAMWFISLFFRLALYMYSIMIATAQIFNLKDYRPLIFPLGMILIVMSVIIYPNVPYQQSWDAKIWTPYILSIGLILPLLLLCLHGIRKIWSKKKRCL; this comes from the coding sequence ATGATGCCCAATTCAGTCAAAATTTCTCCACGCCAATTGTTGGTCTTAACGATTTTATTTACAATCGGCAGTGCAATCCTCGTCGTTCCTTCCGTTATGGCTACTACGGCTAGACAGGATGCTTGGATCGCGGCACTCGTCGGAGTGGTCGCCGGATTACTTATCATCTGGCTGTACAACACGATCACCATCATGTATCCACAGATGACCTTGGTTCAAATTATGGAGACCCTTTTAGGCAAGTGGCTGGGAAAGTCTTTTTCTATTCTGTTTATCATTACATTTTTTTTGAGTGGACCTGCTGCGGTACTGTATGATTTGGGGAGTTTTTTGACGACTCAAATGATACCGGAAACTCCGATCCAGGCGGTCAATATCCTTTTTGCGATCATTGTATTGATGGGGGTGCATCTTGGAATTGAAACGTTGGCCCGTTCGGCCGAGCTGTTGTTTCCCTTATTCATCTTGCTTTATACGGCTTTTGTCGTTTTGGTAGTATCTAATGTTAAGCTGGAGAATGCTCAACCCATACTGGAGAGGGGATGGGGGCCCATCTGGCCTGCTGCCTTATCCTTTATAAGCATTGCATTTCTGTCTCATATTGTTTTGTTAATGATTTTTCCTTTTGTAGATCATCCCGATCAAGCACGTAAGGCCTTTCTAATAGGAAGCCTGGCTGGCGGATTGATCCTGATTCTGCTCATTACATTGGCAATTCTGGTTTTCGGACCTGAATTAACAGCAAAAAATATGTATCCAAGCTATTCGTTAGCCAAAAAAATTAATATTGGAAATTTTCTACAGCGTATTGAAGCGATTATGGCCGCCATGTGGTTTATCTCGCTCTTTTTCAGGCTGGCTCTGTATATGTACTCTATTATGATAGCCACTGCCCAAATCTTTAATTTGAAAGATTATCGTCCACTGATTTTCCCTCTCGGGATGATCCTGATCGTCATGTCAGTGATCATATATCCAAATGTCCCATACCAGCAATCCTGGGATGCAAAAATATGGACACCTTATATCTTATCCATAGGCCTTATTTTACCACTACTACTCCTGTGTCTGCATGGGATACGAAAAATTTGGTCAAAGAAAAAAAGGTGTTTATAA